One segment of Nostoc flagelliforme CCNUN1 DNA contains the following:
- a CDS encoding protein adenylyltransferase SelO, with protein sequence MTLAETPNYKNSSNPFLSLNYESALESLGDDYYDEVAAEEFPQHILRWRNDTLLPRLGLDPQVVKDEDFITAFGKFQGRKPLLALRYHGYQFGEYNRQLGDGRGFLYGQVRATDGELYDFGTKGSGRTPYSRGGDGMLTLKGGVREVLAAEALHHLGVRTSRCLSMIETGLPLWRGDEPSPTRSCVMIRMSSSHIRFGTFERLHFFQRPDLTKKLLDHVIEQYYRHLSAEQNKYALFYAELVKRVAELVAQWMAAGFCHAVLNTDNMSITGESFDYGPYAFIPTYNPSFIAAYFDYYGRYCYGNQPSICQLNLQMLQEPLKAIIEKEEMEAALAMFDEYYQAEYSSLMLKKLGFEDLPHPEAGELLNLTVEFLKDSQVGYHQFFYEMARTFSSKWRDEPGFVLNNSDIVPAPGASGVFDDWCILYHQILNDLESNRIDIIAQTLAVHNPKTALLRPVIESIWEPIAQEDNWQPFYDLINAIQSRG encoded by the coding sequence ATGACTCTGGCTGAAACTCCAAACTACAAAAATTCTAGCAATCCTTTTCTCTCCCTCAACTACGAAAGCGCCTTGGAATCTCTAGGCGACGACTACTACGACGAGGTTGCAGCAGAGGAATTTCCTCAACATATCCTTCGTTGGCGTAACGATACACTACTACCCCGCTTGGGTTTAGACCCCCAAGTAGTCAAAGACGAAGATTTTATCACAGCTTTTGGCAAATTTCAGGGGCGTAAACCCTTGTTGGCACTACGTTACCACGGCTATCAATTTGGTGAATATAACAGACAGTTGGGTGATGGTAGAGGCTTCCTCTACGGACAAGTACGCGCCACTGATGGCGAATTGTACGATTTTGGCACGAAAGGTTCTGGAAGAACGCCTTACTCCCGTGGTGGCGATGGTATGCTGACGCTCAAAGGTGGGGTGCGGGAAGTTCTGGCTGCGGAAGCACTACACCACTTGGGTGTACGTACCTCGCGCTGTCTGAGCATGATTGAAACAGGTTTACCCCTCTGGCGGGGAGATGAACCTTCGCCTACCCGCTCATGTGTGATGATTAGAATGAGCAGTTCTCATATTCGGTTTGGCACTTTTGAGCGACTGCATTTTTTCCAGCGTCCAGATTTAACTAAGAAGTTATTAGACCACGTAATTGAGCAGTACTATCGACACTTAAGTGCTGAACAAAATAAATATGCCTTGTTTTACGCCGAATTAGTGAAACGAGTTGCAGAACTAGTAGCGCAGTGGATGGCAGCTGGCTTTTGTCATGCAGTTCTAAATACTGACAATATGTCGATTACGGGAGAGAGTTTTGATTATGGCCCTTACGCGTTTATCCCAACTTATAACCCATCCTTTATAGCTGCATATTTTGACTATTATGGACGCTATTGTTACGGTAATCAACCAAGTATTTGTCAGTTGAATTTACAAATGCTCCAGGAACCTTTAAAGGCGATTATCGAGAAAGAGGAAATGGAAGCTGCTTTAGCAATGTTTGATGAATATTATCAAGCTGAATACAGTTCTTTGATGTTGAAAAAGTTAGGTTTTGAGGATTTGCCACATCCAGAAGCTGGGGAACTGTTGAATCTAACGGTTGAATTTTTGAAAGATAGCCAAGTTGGTTATCACCAGTTTTTTTATGAGATGGCTCGGACTTTTTCATCGAAATGGCGAGATGAGCCAGGTTTTGTGCTAAATAATTCAGATATTGTGCCAGCACCGGGTGCGTCAGGAGTTTTTGATGATTGGTGCATATTGTATCATCAAATTTTGAATGATTTGGAGAGCAATCGCATTGATATAATTGCCCAAACTCTAGCTGTTCATAATCCTAAAACGGCATTATTAAGACCTGTGATTGAATCTATTTGGGAACCAATTGCTCAGGAAGATAATTGGCAACCTTTTTATGACTTAATCAATGCAATTCAGTCTAGGGGGTAG
- a CDS encoding sensor domain-containing diguanylate cyclase → MDVDEFSQQIAELRSRVRGIWERTVTQPNSQQELMIAAFDELQTAVEELLAASEELEVTRAAAEIERQRYQELFDFAPDGYLVTNSVGKILEANYAAATMLSVRQKYLVGKPLILFIAQQDRQIFSSLINNSQHIEDCVIDIKPRLGRPFPGSIRASPVYDSQEKLLGRRWLLRNISETKKAEEQVAKRTVELAKANQQLGNEITKHKRAKSQLMHLAFHDVLTGLPNRALFMNRLENAVNYSKRHSNYLFAVLFLDLDRFKVINDSLGHTFGDQLLLTVAQRLQECLRSIDIAARLGGDEFIILLVGIRDVLEVVTVVERIQKNLARTVVLDGHEVSTTASIGIALSITGSKQPEDYLRDADIAMYRAKAQGRACYEIFNSDMHIQAMAHLELVNELRRAIGFKSFGFIINR, encoded by the coding sequence ATGGATGTAGATGAGTTTAGCCAACAGATAGCAGAATTGCGATCGCGGGTAAGGGGAATATGGGAGCGCACTGTAACTCAACCGAACTCACAACAAGAACTAATGATAGCGGCTTTCGATGAACTCCAAACGGCAGTGGAAGAACTATTGGCTGCCTCCGAGGAGTTAGAGGTAACAAGAGCAGCAGCAGAGATAGAACGCCAGCGTTACCAAGAATTATTCGATTTTGCGCCAGATGGTTACTTAGTAACTAATAGCGTAGGCAAGATCCTAGAGGCTAACTATGCAGCAGCAACTATGCTCTCTGTGCGCCAAAAATATCTGGTAGGTAAGCCATTAATTCTATTTATTGCTCAACAAGACCGCCAGATATTTAGCTCCCTGATAAATAATTCGCAGCACATAGAGGACTGCGTAATTGACATAAAGCCACGCTTGGGTAGACCCTTTCCTGGTAGTATCAGGGCATCTCCAGTGTATGACTCACAAGAAAAGTTGCTAGGCCGGCGTTGGTTGCTGCGTAATATCAGCGAAACTAAAAAAGCTGAAGAACAAGTGGCAAAACGCACAGTGGAACTGGCAAAAGCAAATCAGCAATTGGGGAATGAAATTACAAAGCATAAACGAGCCAAGTCACAACTGATGCACCTTGCGTTTCATGATGTACTGACGGGACTCCCCAACCGTGCTCTATTTATGAACCGTTTAGAAAATGCCGTCAATTATTCCAAACGGCATTCAAATTATCTATTTGCTGTCTTGTTTCTAGACCTAGATCGCTTTAAGGTGATCAATGACAGCCTAGGACACACATTTGGAGATCAATTACTGCTTACGGTTGCTCAAAGGCTTCAAGAATGTTTGCGCTCTATAGATATAGCTGCACGGCTGGGAGGAGACGAGTTTATCATCTTGCTGGTGGGAATTAGAGATGTATTAGAAGTGGTAACGGTTGTTGAGCGAATACAAAAGAATCTGGCACGAACTGTAGTTCTAGACGGGCACGAAGTGTCTACTACAGCGAGTATTGGCATTGCTTTAAGCATAACAGGTTCTAAACAACCAGAAGATTACTTGCGTGACGCCGATATTGCGATGTACCGAGCTAAAGCACAAGGCAGGGCGTGCTATGAGATTTTTAATAGTGATATGCATATTCAAGCAATGGCACACTTGGAGTTGGTTAACGAGCTGCGCCGAGCCATTGGCTTCAAGAGTTTCGGGTTTATTATCAACCGATAG
- a CDS encoding EAL domain-containing protein encodes MSLSRGRITGFEALLRWLHPKHGIVLPEYFISTVQETGLINLIEQWLLHEACSQIKQWQEQFSSTCGDLAECPLTISVNLCTTRFSEENLLPHSIEILPLTHPVEQYYAEIRTDLEQQGKPIGANDLLITAHSLTLGLTLVTANIREFSRVPNLKVENWLEPR; translated from the coding sequence GTGTCACTCAGTCGCGGTAGAATAACTGGTTTTGAAGCGCTTTTGCGCTGGCTACATCCAAAACACGGCATTGTTTTGCCAGAGTATTTCATTTCAACTGTTCAAGAAACCGGGCTAATTAACCTTATTGAGCAGTGGCTCTTGCATGAGGCATGTAGTCAGATAAAGCAGTGGCAAGAGCAATTCTCCTCTACCTGTGGGGATCTGGCTGAGTGTCCTTTGACCATTAGTGTCAATCTTTGTACTACTAGGTTCAGTGAAGAAAACTTGCTGCCGCATAGTATTGAAATACTACCCTTAACTCATCCTGTAGAGCAATATTACGCAGAAATCCGCACTGATTTAGAACAACAAGGCAAACCGATTGGAGCTAATGACTTATTAATTACTGCCCATTCTTTAACCCTTGGTCTAACTCTCGTTACCGCCAATATTCGTGAATTTTCCCGTGTTCCTAATTTAAAAGTAGAAAACTGGCTTGAACCTCGCTAA
- the smc gene encoding chromosome segregation protein SMC → MVHIKRVELTNFKSFGGTTSVPLLPGCTVISGPNGSGKSNILDALLFCLGLSSSKGMRADRLPDLVNNTQTSKGRASIEASVTVTFDLSGEDVLPKTAKAQSEEAGEAGEAGEENPKSKIVRLSEAEVQNPKSGEWSVTRRLRVTQQGSYTSNYYINGVACTLTELHEELSNLRVYPEGYNVVLQGDVTSIISMNARERREIIDELAGVAAFDRKIIQAKSTLDEVKEKEDSCRIIETELTAQRDRLSQDRAKAEKYQKLRTEFLAKQSWEAVLSWRSLQAQQEKLVHEIQTGDRNSTELTTQLTNLNSQIVQKTAELEQLNAHVKALGEEELLAVQSTLATQEAERKQLQRQLTELQTASQETAKRLTQTQQEIQKHRHSLEEIAETQIVETRFIASSQQQRNEAQQALETSREAAAEIASASEAWVQQQTAFNRQIETLLQTLEPQRTEQAQLRERNNQLQQLIQEQTQLIERDEPLLAQKQTECSQIETEFNASSEPIQNLAQNLSATEQELQIQQETQKRLLFEQREKQRQLDKIEAQAQAQQEVQGTQASKVILQSGMPGLCGLVVQLGKVEPRHQLALEMAAGGRLGHIVVEDDSIAAAGIELLKQKRAGRATFLPLNKIHAPKFTQDATLRFASGFVNYAVNLVDCDRRYKDVFSYVFGNTVVFANLEAARKNLGLYRIVTLDGELLETSGAMTGGSNSQRSALRFGNAEAAESDEAIALKSRLLDIERVLERCTEAIATLSTRTKKLTQELTEARQARREQQLQLEQLQKDIKNLTAQLEGTRSQLVQNSEKLATAQSRLEILERELPGQETQLQQLRHALAELEASQTPSEWQQIQTRIKTQEQQLQQRETALREAEQRLKNLENQQQRLQEKIQEAETRITEYETQQISCRDAIHRVFTQTTTIDEQITQTRLSLNQMEQNLGEEKQKRDATEQEVRSHLLRQQQLQWEIEKLKETQEKRREELIALQNQLRDVGAELPNPLPEVPDKVDLEELQKELRSLTKRLQAMEPVNMLALEEYDRTQNRLQELTQKLETLEGERTELLLRIENFTTLRQLAFKEAFDAVNENFQSIFAILSDGDGFLQLENPEDPFSSGLNLVAHPKGKPVQRLASMSGGEKSLTALSFIFALQRYRPSPFYAFDEVDMFLDGANVERLARMIKQQSQQAQFIVVSLRRPMIESAECTIGVTQARGAYTQVLGIKLQSSNTSA, encoded by the coding sequence ATGGTGCATATCAAGCGCGTGGAACTTACGAACTTCAAATCCTTCGGTGGCACTACTTCAGTCCCTTTGCTACCGGGGTGTACTGTCATATCTGGGCCAAATGGTTCGGGTAAATCAAATATTCTAGATGCACTTCTATTTTGCCTCGGACTCTCCAGTTCTAAGGGAATGCGAGCTGATCGCCTCCCAGATTTGGTAAATAACACCCAAACCTCTAAAGGACGGGCTTCTATTGAAGCTAGCGTCACGGTAACGTTTGATTTGTCGGGAGAGGATGTCTTACCCAAAACTGCAAAGGCGCAGAGTGAGGAAGCAGGGGAAGCAGGGGAAGCAGGGGAAGAAAATCCAAAATCCAAAATCGTTCGACTGAGCGAAGCCGAAGTCCAAAATCCAAAATCGGGAGAGTGGAGTGTTACCAGAAGGCTGCGAGTCACTCAGCAAGGAAGTTACACGTCAAATTATTATATCAATGGTGTAGCTTGCACGCTGACGGAGTTGCATGAGGAACTAAGTAACCTGCGGGTTTATCCTGAAGGCTACAATGTGGTGCTGCAAGGGGATGTCACCAGCATTATCTCAATGAATGCGCGGGAACGGCGGGAAATTATTGATGAATTAGCTGGGGTGGCGGCGTTCGATCGCAAAATTATCCAAGCCAAATCAACTTTAGATGAGGTGAAGGAAAAGGAAGATAGCTGTCGAATTATTGAGACAGAATTAACTGCACAGCGCGATCGCCTTTCCCAAGATCGGGCTAAAGCTGAGAAATATCAAAAACTCCGCACGGAATTTCTAGCGAAACAATCCTGGGAAGCTGTTTTATCATGGCGATCGCTACAAGCACAACAAGAAAAGTTAGTTCACGAAATTCAAACAGGCGATCGCAATTCTACTGAACTCACTACCCAACTCACAAACCTAAATTCCCAAATCGTCCAAAAAACTGCTGAACTTGAACAACTCAATGCTCATGTCAAAGCATTGGGAGAAGAGGAACTTTTGGCGGTACAATCTACCCTCGCCACCCAAGAAGCAGAACGGAAACAACTCCAGCGTCAGCTAACGGAATTACAAACAGCTTCCCAAGAAACCGCCAAACGTCTAACTCAAACTCAGCAAGAAATTCAAAAACACCGTCATTCCCTAGAAGAAATTGCCGAAACCCAAATTGTAGAGACGCGATTCATCGCGTCTTCCCAGCAACAAAGGAATGAAGCACAGCAAGCTCTAGAAACCTCCCGCGAAGCAGCCGCAGAAATCGCCTCGGCTTCAGAAGCCTGGGTGCAGCAACAAACTGCATTCAACCGTCAAATTGAAACTCTGCTGCAAACTCTAGAACCTCAACGCACCGAACAAGCGCAACTCAGAGAACGCAATAATCAGTTACAGCAGTTAATCCAAGAACAAACTCAGTTAATTGAACGCGATGAACCGCTATTAGCCCAAAAACAAACTGAGTGTAGTCAAATTGAAACGGAATTTAACGCCTCTAGTGAACCCATCCAAAATTTAGCCCAAAATCTCTCAGCCACAGAACAAGAACTGCAAATCCAACAGGAAACTCAAAAACGCTTACTTTTTGAACAACGGGAAAAACAACGCCAGTTGGATAAAATAGAGGCGCAAGCGCAAGCACAGCAAGAAGTCCAAGGAACCCAAGCGAGTAAAGTCATTTTACAATCGGGAATGCCTGGACTTTGTGGCTTAGTTGTGCAGTTAGGAAAGGTGGAACCCCGCCATCAACTAGCTTTAGAAATGGCTGCCGGTGGACGTTTAGGACATATCGTGGTAGAAGATGACAGCATCGCCGCAGCAGGGATTGAATTGCTCAAACAAAAACGTGCAGGGAGAGCGACTTTTTTACCCCTGAATAAAATTCACGCTCCCAAATTTACTCAAGATGCAACGCTGCGTTTTGCCAGTGGCTTCGTTAACTATGCTGTTAACTTAGTCGATTGCGATCGCCGTTACAAAGATGTATTTAGCTATGTTTTTGGAAACACAGTGGTATTTGCCAACCTTGAGGCGGCGCGGAAAAATTTAGGATTGTATCGCATCGTCACCTTAGACGGGGAACTCTTAGAAACTAGCGGTGCAATGACTGGTGGTAGTAACAGCCAGCGTTCAGCCTTGCGGTTTGGCAATGCGGAAGCGGCTGAATCTGATGAGGCGATCGCTTTAAAAAGTCGCTTGCTGGATATTGAGCGGGTTTTAGAGCGTTGTACAGAAGCGATCGCTACTTTGTCAACTAGAACCAAAAAACTCACCCAGGAACTCACAGAAGCGCGTCAGGCGCGGCGTGAACAGCAGTTGCAATTGGAACAGTTGCAAAAAGATATTAAGAATTTGACAGCGCAACTAGAGGGGACGCGATCGCAACTCGTCCAAAACAGCGAAAAGTTAGCCACTGCTCAATCTCGATTGGAAATATTGGAGCGGGAATTACCGGGACAAGAAACTCAGTTGCAACAATTGCGACACGCTTTAGCAGAGTTGGAAGCATCCCAAACCCCCAGCGAATGGCAACAAATCCAAACGAGAATTAAAACTCAAGAGCAACAATTGCAACAACGAGAGACGGCATTACGCGAAGCTGAACAAAGATTAAAAAATTTGGAAAATCAGCAACAACGTTTACAAGAAAAAATCCAAGAAGCAGAAACGCGAATCACCGAATACGAAACCCAACAAATCTCTTGTAGAGACGCGATTCATCGCGTCTTTACACAAACCACAACGATAGACGAGCAAATCACCCAAACCCGTTTATCGTTGAATCAAATGGAGCAAAATTTAGGAGAAGAAAAACAAAAACGCGACGCTACAGAACAAGAAGTGCGATCGCATCTTTTGCGCCAACAACAATTGCAATGGGAAATCGAAAAACTCAAAGAAACCCAAGAGAAACGGCGTGAGGAACTAATTGCACTGCAAAACCAATTGCGGGATGTAGGAGCAGAATTACCAAATCCCTTGCCGGAAGTTCCAGATAAAGTAGATTTGGAAGAATTGCAGAAAGAATTGCGATCGCTTACCAAACGCTTACAGGCAATGGAACCTGTTAATATGCTGGCGTTGGAAGAATACGATCGCACTCAAAACCGTCTCCAAGAACTGACGCAAAAATTAGAAACACTAGAAGGGGAACGCACCGAATTACTTTTGCGGATTGAAAACTTTACCACATTGCGGCAACTTGCCTTTAAAGAAGCTTTCGATGCTGTTAACGAAAACTTTCAATCGATTTTTGCCATTCTTTCCGACGGTGACGGCTTCTTGCAACTCGAAAATCCCGAAGATCCCTTTAGCAGTGGGCTGAATTTAGTCGCACATCCCAAAGGTAAACCAGTACAGCGCCTAGCTTCCATGTCTGGGGGAGAAAAATCACTTACAGCCTTGAGCTTTATTTTTGCCCTGCAACGCTACCGCCCATCGCCATTTTACGCCTTTGACGAAGTAGATATGTTCCTAGATGGGGCAAACGTAGAACGATTAGCTAGAATGATTAAACAACAGTCACAACAAGCGCAATTTATAGTTGTGAGTTTGCGTCGTCCGATGATAGAATCAGCCGAATGCACAATTGGCGTTACTCAAGCACGAGGAGCTTATACTCAAGTTTTGGGGATTAAGTTACAATCATCCAATACATCTGCTTGA
- a CDS encoding ABC transporter ATP-binding protein translates to MKTRSNYWQLLPYIRLQWQTITKGLIGILGYVLATLVLINIAGKLATPFAQGNVVAIAQITGSCALVFLVRGLFQSIQDMYMAKAALRVAFHLRQQVYAHLQKLNLSYFETAKAGDLSYRLTEDVDRVGEVVNKVFHDFIPCILQLLAIPIYMIYLNWQLTLATVIVAPLMGILIGWFGERLRKYSLKSQNRVSGLSAILAEVFNGIRLVQAFAAENYEIARFGHEAERSLKAKYSAERLKAIQIPIVGFLEALSALSLLIVGAWQISQNNLTVANFFSYLAAAALLIDPIGHTTNNYNEFKQGEASVDRVFELMAIQPTVIEKINAIALPPVKGKVEYRHISFAYKPGEPVLKDISLLVSPGEAIALVGASGAGKTTFVNLLPRFYDPETGQILIDGVDIRDVKLHSLRRQIGIVPQETIMFSGTIAQNIAFGQDVFDMEAVTEAAKIANAHQFISQLPEGYQTWVGERGVNLSGGQRQRIAIARAVLLNPQILILDEATSALDSESEALVQEALERLMEKRTVFIIAHRLSTVRRCDRILVLEQGQIVESGTHEELLALERRYARFYAQQFS, encoded by the coding sequence TTGAAAACCCGTTCTAATTACTGGCAACTGCTGCCTTATATCCGACTCCAGTGGCAAACCATCACCAAGGGACTTATTGGTATCTTGGGATACGTGCTGGCGACATTAGTGTTGATAAATATTGCTGGTAAATTGGCAACTCCTTTTGCCCAAGGTAATGTAGTAGCGATCGCTCAAATAACTGGTAGTTGTGCCTTAGTATTTCTTGTCAGAGGCTTGTTTCAGTCTATACAAGATATGTACATGGCAAAAGCTGCTTTGAGAGTTGCTTTTCATCTCCGTCAGCAAGTCTATGCACATCTTCAAAAGCTAAATCTCAGCTATTTTGAAACCGCAAAAGCAGGTGATTTATCTTACCGCCTCACCGAAGATGTTGACCGGGTTGGCGAAGTTGTAAATAAAGTATTTCACGACTTTATCCCCTGCATTTTGCAGTTGCTAGCAATTCCAATTTACATGATTTACCTGAATTGGCAACTGACATTAGCAACGGTGATAGTTGCACCCCTGATGGGTATTTTAATTGGGTGGTTTGGGGAACGGTTACGCAAATATTCCTTAAAAAGTCAAAATCGCGTGTCGGGTTTATCAGCTATCCTCGCGGAAGTTTTCAACGGTATTCGTTTGGTACAGGCTTTTGCTGCCGAAAATTACGAAATCGCCCGCTTTGGCCATGAAGCAGAACGCAGTCTGAAAGCCAAATACTCAGCCGAACGCCTGAAAGCGATTCAGATTCCCATTGTGGGATTTCTGGAAGCCTTAAGTGCTTTATCGTTACTGATTGTGGGAGCGTGGCAAATTTCCCAAAATAACTTGACAGTGGCGAATTTTTTCAGTTATCTGGCGGCGGCGGCGCTGTTAATTGATCCCATTGGTCATACTACTAACAACTACAACGAATTTAAGCAGGGTGAAGCATCTGTTGACCGCGTTTTTGAATTGATGGCAATTCAGCCAACGGTGATCGAAAAGATCAATGCGATCGCTCTCCCCCCAGTCAAAGGCAAAGTAGAATATCGTCATATTTCCTTCGCCTATAAACCAGGTGAACCTGTATTAAAAGATATCAGTTTATTGGTATCACCAGGTGAAGCGATCGCTCTTGTGGGTGCTTCTGGTGCTGGTAAAACCACATTTGTCAATCTTCTCCCCCGTTTTTACGATCCCGAAACTGGTCAAATATTAATTGACGGTGTTGATATTCGAGATGTCAAGCTGCATAGTCTGCGGCGACAAATTGGGATTGTTCCTCAAGAAACCATCATGTTTTCGGGGACAATTGCCCAAAATATCGCCTTTGGACAAGACGTTTTTGATATGGAAGCGGTTACAGAGGCGGCGAAAATTGCTAATGCTCATCAATTTATTAGCCAACTGCCAGAAGGTTATCAGACTTGGGTAGGCGAACGTGGGGTAAACTTATCAGGTGGACAAAGACAAAGAATTGCGATCGCTCGTGCTGTTCTGCTCAATCCCCAAATCTTGATTCTTGATGAAGCGACATCAGCATTAGATTCTGAGTCAGAAGCGCTGGTACAGGAAGCATTGGAAAGACTGATGGAAAAACGGACAGTATTTATTATTGCTCACCGTTTATCGACAGTTAGGAGGTGCGATCGTATTTTAGTTCTCGAACAGGGACAAATTGTCGAATCGGGAACCCATGAAGAATTATTAGCCTTAGAACGTCGCTATGCGCGATTTTATGCCCAGCAGTTTAGTTAG
- a CDS encoding PRC-barrel domain-containing protein, with protein sequence MTSEQIIRRSDILNTQVITRDNGKRLGIISQVWVDIDQREVVALGLRDSLISISGIPRYMYLNNISQIGDVILVDNEDVIEDIEVESLSNLINWEVITETGEVLGKVRGFKFNGETGKLNSIVIASLGLPQIPDQFLSTYEFSVDEIVSTGPNRLIVFEGAEERVNQLTVGLLERLGIGKAPWERDIEEEYGYTPPRQVAPANQLPSGVPLQPPRQKVRAPEPVAREEEWTEDYVEEERPQRQVMKARQYESIQYEEDEEEDNWSEATGSDRYQQPQPLKYEAKPYSKPYVDEYDDYDDVDGDAWEDAPKPVNIPKKVKERQPEYEEEGGY encoded by the coding sequence ATGACCTCCGAACAGATAATTAGGCGTTCCGACATATTAAATACCCAGGTGATTACCCGCGACAACGGCAAGCGGCTAGGCATCATCAGTCAAGTCTGGGTTGATATAGATCAACGAGAGGTTGTGGCTCTTGGTTTGCGAGACAGCCTGATCTCTATTTCGGGCATACCGCGCTATATGTACCTCAACAACATCAGCCAGATTGGTGATGTCATCCTGGTTGATAACGAAGATGTAATAGAAGATATCGAAGTTGAATCTCTCAGTAATCTGATTAACTGGGAAGTAATTACAGAAACAGGTGAAGTCTTAGGCAAAGTTCGGGGCTTCAAGTTCAATGGCGAAACCGGGAAGCTTAACTCCATAGTTATTGCTTCTTTAGGATTGCCCCAAATTCCTGATCAATTTCTGAGTACTTACGAGTTCTCAGTCGATGAAATTGTCAGCACTGGCCCCAATCGGTTGATTGTGTTTGAGGGAGCCGAAGAACGGGTAAACCAGTTGACAGTTGGTTTACTAGAGCGCCTGGGTATCGGCAAAGCACCTTGGGAACGAGATATAGAAGAAGAATACGGCTATACTCCACCGCGCCAAGTTGCACCAGCCAATCAACTGCCTAGTGGAGTACCATTGCAGCCACCCAGGCAAAAAGTTCGCGCCCCCGAACCCGTAGCGCGGGAAGAAGAATGGACAGAAGACTATGTGGAAGAAGAAAGGCCACAGCGTCAGGTAATGAAGGCGCGGCAGTATGAATCTATTCAATACGAAGAAGATGAGGAAGAAGATAACTGGAGCGAGGCAACAGGCAGCGACAGGTATCAACAACCGCAGCCGCTAAAGTATGAAGCCAAGCCTTATAGCAAGCCTTATGTTGATGAATACGATGATTATGACGACGTAGACGGCGATGCTTGGGAAGATGCGCCGAAGCCTGTGAATATTCCCAAGAAAGTTAAGGAAAGACAGCCAGAATACGAAGAAGAAGGCGGATATTAA
- a CDS encoding SMI1/KNR4 family protein — MDKVLQLKKNLTQLAILDATFEVFGSESHQYQFKPCLSNKDIQVFESRYNITLPSEYRNFLLEIGNGGAGPGYGLSGLSGIESEDVIPEKLYPENYEILSKPFPFTKAWNDLDLIAKNNTDFVTKNDDYFDDKFIQGTLSITNYGCGIYAMLVVTGEQSGKIWIDDRTNDNGIYPACLSFCHAFHDINPDDSYPNSNEEQPLSFYEWYEDWLNRSLEQIRQSSET; from the coding sequence ATGGATAAAGTTTTGCAATTAAAGAAAAACTTAACTCAATTAGCTATTTTAGACGCTACATTTGAGGTTTTTGGCTCAGAATCACACCAATATCAATTTAAACCTTGCTTAAGTAACAAGGATATTCAAGTGTTTGAATCTAGATATAATATTACGCTACCAAGTGAATATCGAAACTTTCTCTTAGAAATTGGTAATGGTGGTGCAGGGCCTGGATACGGCTTATCTGGACTATCGGGAATTGAATCTGAAGATGTCATCCCAGAAAAACTATACCCTGAGAACTATGAAATTCTCTCTAAACCATTTCCTTTCACAAAAGCATGGAATGATTTGGATTTAATTGCCAAGAATAATACAGATTTTGTTACCAAAAATGATGACTACTTCGACGATAAATTTATCCAGGGTACTCTCAGCATTACAAATTATGGCTGTGGAATTTATGCGATGTTAGTCGTTACTGGTGAGCAGTCAGGAAAAATCTGGATAGATGATCGTACTAATGATAATGGAATATATCCTGCTTGTTTGAGTTTCTGCCATGCTTTCCATGACATAAACCCTGATGATTCTTATCCGAATAGCAATGAGGAGCAGCCTTTAAGTTTTTATGAGTGGTATGAAGACTGGCTCAACCGAAGTTTGGAGCAAATTCGCCAGTCTTCTGAAACTTAA